The sequence gaacaTGGACACGGTAAATGTCAACCATATCGgtcatccacgtcgatggcattacgctaccgactatctTATACCCAAAAATACTGCGTGTGACATTCGatcgggatctacattttggcgagcatgcaaccgcaattttacctaaaatccagaaccttaataaaatcctcaaatcttctGACGACGCCACTTGACGTAAAGACAAAACAATtgaccggccgattgcatgctgcgcggcccctatatggtcgccaagcctaaaggttactcacaaGGACCCCAGCGGGCTAGGGTGCTTAGAAAATACCCGCGGCAGGTTTGCCAATTTGAACAACGTTGCCGCTCATGGCCACACGCCGCGCCATTCTGCTGCCGCTAAGTATGAAttgctccataagaatacatgcaaagaatctTTTGCACCGGAGTGTAGTGCAGCTGAGTATGTCCTTAGCTGTGGTAAGATAGTTTTAGTGAGCTTAGTGGAAACATTTTACAGTGTATGGTATGGAAATGCGTTCCACACAATTTATGAAATCCAGTTCACTTCTTATTAGGTTTTCAAATTGTAATTTATCTCACTATATTTCTAACTTCTTTCAGCATATAAGACCCACTTGCAGAATTacaagttaactttttaactcagagttaaatTGACATCAGGGGTTaaagtcatacatttttgacaaattttttcaaataactgcggtctgggcccgtatcgtgtgttacgattcCTATCGAAGTCAAGTTTTGACTCAATTGAATCATGACGAATAaccacatatcgctcatttgctgcaacgtcgtcataactcaaaaaacatgacttgagttaataacatataaacgtacccaatatcatgatctatgttgtataaaaaatcttCCTGATCAATTAAAAATTTAGTgcgtgttataaaaatgaaaatatgctttATATTCGCAACATAGGgcagttaaaatttttgaatggctctcctggaaaattgtgttttttgagttatgacgacgttgcagcaaatgagcgatatgtaaacTACAGACTTCGCATACTAGTTGGATTTGTAATTTATCATAActtttataaatagtttggcagtttcatatttataaattgagtgaagaatggattccgatacgaatcgtaacacacgatacgggccctgtaTTTCCTTTTGTGGTAGGATTTGTTTGTTTTTCCTGAGAGGAAATAGAGAAGTTTAAGTCAACGCAACTAAATGGCTGGATCTGCAGAGTATCACATTGTACACAGCTAAGGAATATGGATgtatactgctgacgtcaatgagatggttgacgatctggaacaatgtCATGAAGTTGTCTATCAGATACTTATACGAAAACTCTGGACGGTATACGGTCCCAAGACCCAACATTTATCTGTGTAAACCAAGCGTCGAGGTTTGCTAATGGAGCAGAAAGAGTTGGCTGGTGTAAAAATATTTAGCGGCCGTGGTTTTACAGCAAAGATGCTTCGACAAATCGGATCTTATAGATTtacctgatggaaaaaaaaactttggcttatcagaactttattttaaacagctttgGCTAACCCTGTAAACTCCCAGTCGTATGGTCAAATGCGACAGATATTGTTTTAAttttctctatctatccacctaCCTCTCCTCTGTCGAACCCTTTTCCTGTCTTATTTCCTCTGCCCTttgcattttctagtttaccttaatcgGTCCATTCAATTTCCATCCCTTTCATTCTTGCGTAAATATTTCCACTTTTCATCTTACTCTTTCGCTCTTGCTCTTATCCAAGTCTAACTCTCACTTTTACTCTTAATGTTATCCTCATTCATAATCTTCCTATTAACCTCATGTTACTACTTTGtctcaaaccattacccttattcttGCTCTCCATCTTCCTTTTGTTTTCTTTACTTTTCCGACTTCCCTCCAACTTTGTTTTCCAATTTCTTCTTTTTTCTCTTTCCTTTCATGTCCCCGCTCCTAATGTGGAGATATATCGAGGTTGGCTTGTTTCCGCACATTACATTACTAAAGTATAATGTAGCAAAATAGTACCACTAATTATGCCTCCGTACTTCTTTAAAATTTATgaccggattatgagggccgtcaagttttttttttttttgttgtgctaccgacttcacctgtctggttttattgcgtcatgcaTCAAGTTTCACTTTTCACGTAGGGATTATTTGCGCTTTTATCTTTTTTTTGATTGATTTATCAAATAAAATACGTGTATGGTGTTTATTTTATAGGTGATTAGCAACCGTGCCATTGAACTGTTGGGTGGCGAATTGGGATCAAAAACTCCCGTACATCCCAATGATCACGTGAATAAATCGCAGAGCTCGAATGACACCTTCCCCACAGCCATACATATTTCGGTCGCCTTAGAATTAAATAACAATTTAAAACCAGCGATAAAAATACTACATGATGCTCTTAAAGCTAAATCCAATGAATTTAATGATATTATTAAAATTGGACGCACGCACACAATGGACGCTGTGCCACTAACATTGGGCCAAGAGTTTAGCGCATATGCACAACAAGCGGCTTATGCGCTTGATCGTATCGATGCTGTTTTACCGCGCGTTTATGAGCTCGCATTGGGCGGCACTGCTGTTGGTACTGGTCTAAATACACGTATAGGATTTGCAGAGAAATGTGCTAAGCGTATTGCCGAACTTACAAAATTGCCATTTGTATCGGCACCAAATAAATTTGAAGCGTTGGCAGCACGCGATGCTATGGTGGAGGTGCATGGTGTTTTGAATACGATTGCGGTTAGTTTGATGAAAATTGGTAACGATATACGTTTTCTTGGTTCTGGACCACGTTGCGGTTTAGGTGAGCTTATGTTGCCAGAAAACGAACCTGGCAGTTCGATTATGCCGGGAAAAGTGAATCCAACACAATGTGAATCACTTACCATGTTGGCAGCACAAGTGATGGGCAATCATGTGGCGGTAACTGTCGGTGGCTCCAATGGCCACTTCGAGTTGAATGTTTTCAAACCATTAATTGTATCGAATGTGCTGCGATCTATTCGTTTACTATGTAAGTTAAATGAAACACATATTTTCATAgtagtatgtatgcatgtacttatactcttttttttatttaaattacttaACAGCTGATGGCTCCCGCACATTTACTTCCAATTGTGTTAATGGCATACAAGCGAATCGTGACCGTATCGGAAAGATTATGGCTGAGTCATTGATGTTAGTCACAGCATTAAACCCACACATTGGTTACGATAAAGCTGCCAAAATTGCAAAGACTGCCCACAAGAATGGCACAACTTTAAAAGAGGAAGCCATCAACCTGGGATACCTAACGGCCGAACAATTCGAGGAATGGGTCAAACCGGCCGAAATGTTGGGACCAAAATAAATGAAACAACAATTTTCATATTTtccgaataaaaattatttaacatacatacatacacatataaaaataGACCTAAGCTGTGAAAAAGAGAAAGACCACGTAGAGATTTTTTTATATAAGATCATAGAACCTCGTGCTTGCTGTTGTTTTTATTACCTATAATTTAGAACTTTTTTTTACAATCGATCTTTGCAACTCTTAACGTCACAACCAGGTGACACAGCGACGATGGTATAGGGGCAAAGCAAATGAAGAAAAAGGGGAGTATGTACAATAGTTCATCAGCGCTATTCACTAACTTttactcccccagcgggttagggggttagactATACTCGCGGAAGGTATGCCtgccataagaggcgactaaaataccagattcaagcggttgtgtagcgcaaccttttcaggttgccagggggcctactctgtattgcgatgcgaaaggcagtgcgatgcgaaaggtaattggaactctgtagcgctatcgcatcgctaacaatgtcgcttttttatttttcactaattttttgcttgagtatgcatcactgaccaaactcaaagaaagagaacaaaagaaacaaggcgattacaaatTCGGCAaatgattaatttttgttgaacaaattaaaaaaaggattctgtagcattatggaaatgaagaaaggattgatttaaatgaagaaatcctcccagttcagaaattgaactggaagaagtgaacgtgataaatacagaaaacgtggaaaatcatagaatgggaaatattgctagttgtatcagagaacaaataaaaaatgacatgatttccaatagaaatgctttataaaaaagtggtttatttatttatgtattttaagtccactaagattacaaattgttgcttttgtgtttgttttgttttttgagttgtcctatatatttttaaatgaatataaagatatcaatttataaaatcatcaattaatacttacatatttgaacaatgcgaatgcctattacttgtagcaagaaaaatgcgaaaatgaatgctgtttgacattcgctttcgctttacagagtgccggcaatgcgaaaagggagaaaaattgcgaatgggcaaaatgtgaatgcgaaag is a genomic window of Eurosta solidaginis isolate ZX-2024a chromosome 4, ASM4086904v1, whole genome shotgun sequence containing:
- the LOC137249867 gene encoding fumarate hydratase, mitochondrial-like encodes the protein MVFQIAKHSRNLSSIWQHLNRRWLTSPLVARGMASEAYRVESDTFGELKVPADKYYGAQTMRSKINFPIGGSSERMPQPVIQAMGILKKAAAEVNKEFGLDAKISDAISKAADDVISGALYEAHFPLVIWQTGSGTQTNMNVNEVISNRAIELLGGELGSKTPVHPNDHVNKSQSSNDTFPTAIHISVALELNNNLKPAIKILHDALKAKSNEFNDIIKIGRTHTMDAVPLTLGQEFSAYAQQAAYALDRIDAVLPRVYELALGGTAVGTGLNTRIGFAEKCAKRIAELTKLPFVSAPNKFEALAARDAMVEVHGVLNTIAVSLMKIGNDIRFLGSGPRCGLGELMLPENEPGSSIMPGKVNPTQCESLTMLAAQVMGNHVAVTVGGSNGHFELNVFKPLIVSNVLRSIRLLSDGSRTFTSNCVNGIQANRDRIGKIMAESLMLVTALNPHIGYDKAAKIAKTAHKNGTTLKEEAINLGYLTAEQFEEWVKPAEMLGPK